TGCATCAAGGACATTGCGCATGAAATGCGTCTGACACCGCTGCCAGGTTACGCCCTGGAGTTGCTGCCGAATAGAGCGAACTAAACCGCCGTGATCATCGGATACAACTAGATCCACCCCACGGAGACCGCGCGTTTTCAACCAACTGAAGAATTCTGTCCAGCTTTCTTCAGATTCGGTGTCACCTAGCATGATGCCCAAAACCTCACGATGGCCGTCCGTGTTCACACCAATACCGAGCATGACACCGCGAGAGCGAACACGACCGTCTTCACGAACCTTTAAGTACATGGCATCAACGAGGACAAAGGGATACCGGCTATCGCCTAGAGGACGGTTGTTCCAGGCCGTTACAATCGGATCCAGACGCTTACATAGATCCGAGACAGTAGATTTCGAGAACTCTGTTCCACAGAGTTCCTCCGTCACTTGAGAAACCTTGCGGGTAGAGACACCATTGATGACCATTTCCATCATGGCCAAGATTAAAGCTTGTTCACTACGCTGGTATCGTGCAAAAAGTTCAGTTGTAAACTTGCCGCCACGAATACGCGGTACGCTAAGCGTAATGGTCCCAATCCGAGTATGCAGCTGATGCGGATACGATCCATTACGGTAGCCTTGTCGATTCTCTGTACGTTCATAGCGATCTGCTTCCACTTGTTCACTCACCTGCGCTTGTAAGACTTGGTTCAGTACAGATTCGAGCAACTTCGCTACACCTGCATCTTGAGAATTCCCTAAAAATAATTGCTGTAAAAGTTGCGAATCTACGTTAATCTG
The Xylanibacillus composti genome window above contains:
- a CDS encoding IS256 family transposase, whose protein sequence is QINVDSQLLQQLFLGNSQDAGVAKLLESVLNQVLQAQVSEQVEADRYERTENRQGYRNGSYPHQLHTRIGTITLSVPRIRGGKFTTELFARYQRSEQALILAMMEMVINGVSTRKVSQVTEELCGTEFSKSTVSDLCKRLDPIVTAWNNRPLGDSRYPFVLVDAMYLKVREDGRVRSRGVMLGIGVNTDGHREVLGIMLGDTESEESWTEFFSWLKTRGLRGVDLVVSDDHGGLVRSIRQQLQGVTWQRCQTHFMRNVLDASPKSLKDEIHTHVRAILEAPNPEAARMLLNQTIAAYEEKAAKAMRTLETGFDDATAVLSLPEKYRKRLRTTNSVERLNEEVRRRERVIRIFPNRESVIRLIGALLMEQDEKWAAGKKYLDMAEYLEWRENRPRSASKVTRIM